Proteins found in one Gigantopelta aegis isolate Gae_Host chromosome 12, Gae_host_genome, whole genome shotgun sequence genomic segment:
- the LOC121386510 gene encoding uncharacterized protein LOC121386510, whose translation MSVVRKLIDLDFLARELRKHGKVLSRCDECSRLFTDVQKAMLHRKVHTAVTILLPRTLTDKHKYEVDVVKKEGSAAAAAAAAPRPVLSIGETSHDSGHLDYNFIMQALANANETMTFGDLEKLSFANSEKKNSHVERAGLSTEETTCVSSPFDECRSPRSNINTRVETVSSSDRTATVHVSDKDKNRTCSYLQPGSHPTALHRKPTSSRSYKTGVDCNTGQHVRPSPFPTCLQNSPESPAQNHKRLDSFGGNSPAVELLDSLDFSSANLVEQTAGSHQWQQQPSFIHDPDQEHLVQQIMGGSSFLQLLNEPLDESFDDLYNYKSSSSYPDHHNTEINSQGSSSCTDNHNTEIHSPRYSLRRGFHPHTSEFHPQNLNTESSTYSCNNQTVASSYQDTPVLTHNTLKINKSFSSGCNLSTQSKISRQSVTPSGDASTDVFNFTGNKSIHSTKDGLSKEKAQSANLNNKETQIAGEVTTNDGSSASGKDPYSKSIISLSLFPCKHCSLTFQTFSELIHHTSDSHNVVISKCSKCGQIFYDADAVKKHLLIHKPIVPLDLSPSERRTGKLVQRCQVCWQEFQNVYKLRSHMMSHPVPYVFTPESLSYPTADEAIQLVTKPSIAVDYDSLSNKNDVAKQSSVAINCDSLSDKSDVSKQDIGQCKTKKVKKKRKRKTKPIAPELVEREKRVKMTDDEEGKVMKLKLRSSRKKNL comes from the coding sequence ATGTCGGTTGTTCGTAAACTAATTGATCTTGACTTCCTGGCAAGAGAGTTACGTAAACATGGCAAGGTTCTTAGTAGATGTGACGAGTGCAGTCGCTTGTTTACGGATGTTCAGAAAGCCATGCTGCATCGCAAGGTTCACACAGCTGTGACAATTCTCCTTCCCAGGACACTGACAGACAAACACAAATACGAAGTTGATGTTGTTAAGAAGGAAGGTTCTGCAGCagctgcagcagcagcagcaccaaGACCAGTCCTCAGTATTGGAGAGACCTCGCATGACAGTGGCCATCTTGACTACAACTTCATCATGCAGGCTTTAGCTAATGCCAATGAAACAATGACATTTGGTGATTTGGAAAAGTTGAGTTTTGCAAATTCTGAGAAGAAGAATTCTCATGTTGAGCGGGCAGGTCTCAGTACAGAGGAAACTACATGTGTGAGTTCTCCCTTTGATGAATGTAGGTCTCCAAGATCAAATATTAACACTAGAGTGGAGACAGTTAGTTCATCAGACAGAACTGCAACTGTGCATGTTTCAGATAAAGACAAAAACAGAACATGTAGTTATTTACAGCCTGGCAGTCATCCAACAGCTTTACACCGGAAACCAACATCCAGTAGATCCTACAAGACTGGTGTAGACTGTAACACAGGTCAACATGTGAGGCCGTCACCTTTTCCAACTTGTCTCCAAAATTCACCAGAATCACCTGCACAGAATCATAAACGTCTGGACTCGTTTGGAGGAAACAGCCCTGCTGTTGAGTTACTAGATAGCTTGGATTTCAGTTCTGCTAATCTAGTAGAGCAAACAGCAGGTTCACACCAATGGCAGCAACAACCATCATTCATCCACGATCCAGATCAGGAGCATCTTGTGCAACAGATAATGGGAGGATCAAGTTTTTTGCAGCTGCTTAACGAACCTCTGGATGAGTCATTTGATGACTTGTACAATTATAAGAGCTCTAGTTCTTACCCAGACCACCACAATACAGAAATAAACTCCCAGGGCAGCAGTTCTTGTACAGATAATCATAATACAGAAATACATTCACCGAGATACAGTCTTCGTCGAGGATTTCACCCACATACCTCAGAGTTTCACCCTCAGAACTTGAATACAGAATCCAGCACATACAGCTGCAACAACCAGACTGTTGCCTCCTCTTATCAGGACACGCCAGTTCTGACACATAACActttaaagataaataaaagtttttCCTCAGGCTGTAATCTATCCACTCAGTCTAAAATTAGTCGGCAGAGTGTGACACCAAGTGGTGATGCTTCAACTGATGTTTTTAACTTCACTGGGAATAAATCTATACATTCAACGAAAGATGGTCTCTCCAAAGAGAAAGCTCAAAGTGCAAATCTTAATAATAAAGAAACGCAAATTGCTGGTGAAGTGACTACCAACGATGGGTCATCAGCTTCAGGGAAAGATCCTTATAGTAAATCCATTATCAGTCTGTCACTGTTCCCTTGTAAACACTGCAGCTTGACATTTCAGACGTTTTCAGAGCTGATCCACCACACGTCAGACTCGCACAACGTTGTCATCAGCAAGTGTTCCAAGTGTGGTCAGATTTTCTACGATGCTGACGCGGTCAAGAAGCATCTGCTGATCCACAAACCTATCGTGCCTCTCGACTTGAGTCCCTCGGAAAGAAGAACCGGAAAGCTTGTCCAGCGTTGTCAGGTGTGCTGGCAGGAGTTCCAAAACGTTTATAAGTTACGATCGCACATGATGTCCCACCCAGTCCCATATGTGTTCACTCCGGAGAGTCTCTCGTATCCCACGGCAGATGAAGCTATTCAGTTAGTTACAAAACCAAGTATTGCAGTTGACTACGATTCATTATCCAATAAAAACGATGTGGCTAAACAGAGCAGTGTTGCTATTAACTGCGATTCGTTATCCGATAAAAGTGATGTGTCAAAACAAGACATAGGTCAATGTAAAACGAAGAAGGTAAAGAAAAAACGAAAGAGGAAGACTAAACCAATAGCTCCTGAATTAGTAGAAAGAGAGAAACGGGTAAAGATGACTGACGATGAAGAAGGAAAAGTTATGAAGCTAAAACTGAGATCTAGTAGAAAAAAGAATCTTTGA